The following coding sequences are from one Eucalyptus grandis isolate ANBG69807.140 chromosome 11, ASM1654582v1, whole genome shotgun sequence window:
- the LOC120286233 gene encoding uncharacterized protein LOC120286233 has translation MRRSRGRGRRSGRGRYGSAVQQDQEGPTQAWGSHLLLASFLPLRHHGIYYGEEKVIHFTRGAGHEIGGGTVLDRIISSSCPPPPIGTECEICGDQSRLDGVISSCIDCFLSGGNLYLFKYDVSPVFHLASARGGTCTLAKSDPPEDVLHRASYLLQNGFGGYNLSKNNCEDFAIYCKTGLLVVTASSGGRSGQAAAFQAATSAVGSSPLTLLTTRVSGLAVSGLAVGGLAAVSYSKYCINRLVSDIGFRHDVVKVPAERLVDLLYLCDPQAAVNSPTPSRIFIAEID, from the exons ATgagaagaagcagaggaagaggaagaagaagcggaaGAGGCAGATATGGGAGTGCTGTCCAACAAGATCAAGAGGGACCAACTCAAGCTTGGGGATCACATCTACTCTTGGCGTCATTTTTACCTCTACGCCACCACG GAATATATTATGGTGAAGAGAAGGTTATTCACTTCACTCGAGGGGCAGGACATGAAATCGGCGGGGGTACTGTGTTAGACCGCATCATTTCGAGCTCATGTCCCCCTCCTCCCATCGGCACAGAATGCGAGATATGCGGAGATCAGTCGAGGCTTGATGGTGTCATCTCTTCGTGCATCGACTGCTTCCTTTCAGGTGGAAACCTCTACCTCTTTAAGTACGACGTGTCCCCCGTTTTCCATCTTGCCAGCGCTCGAGGAGGGACTTGCACCCTTGCGAAATCCGACCCCCCTGAAGATGTGCTTCACCGTGCCTCTTACCTCCTCCAGAATGGCTTTGGAGGCTACAATCTTTCCAAGAACAACTGTGAGGACTTTGCTATCTACTGTAAAACAGGTCTGCTTGTGGTGACAGCAAGTAGCGGAGGCCGAAGTGGGCAAGCAGCAGCTTTTCAGGCTGCTACAAGTGCTGTCGGGTCGTCTCCACTAACATTGTTGACGACCCGTGTTAGTGGTCTGGCAGTTAGTGGTCTGGCAGTTGGTGGTCTGGCAGCTGTGAGTTATAGCAAGTATTGCATCAATCGTTTGGTCTCTGACATTGGGTTTCGCCATGATGTGGTTAAAGTACCGGCCGAAAGACTTGTGGATCTTCTTTATTTATGTGATCCCCAAGCTGCTGTGAATAGTCCCACTCCCAGTCGCATTTTCATAGCCGAGATTGACTAA